Below is a window of Gossypium hirsutum isolate 1008001.06 chromosome A12, Gossypium_hirsutum_v2.1, whole genome shotgun sequence DNA.
TCTTCAGTCGCAGGTAAAGGTGTCTGATACatggaagaaaaatcatatgGCTCGAATGGTATCGATGAACTTGAGCCAGGAGGAGTGTCATGCTGTGGCGGATACAACCCAAAAGGAGTGGAGTATTGCGGTGGATACGGGCCGGAGTAGTGTTGTACTGCGGTGGATATGGGTCGGGAGAAGTGTTGTGCTGCGATGGATATGACCCAAAGATATCAAACTCGTAATGGTATCCGCCCCCTGACGAGCCCGGGAAATAGTCATTGCCTAGCAAATTCGGATGATAAGAAGTATCAGCCGAATGTGAATGCGATCGCTCGGACTCGACCTCCAACTGTGGCTCAGGCTCTAGCTCTGGCTCGGGTTCGGGCTCTGGATCTGGCTGTGGCTCGGGCTCTATATTGGCCACTGGCTCGTATGCCCCAGGTCGCTACACGTGCAGGGGGACTACAGTCGACTTCCCACCAAGTAAATATGGCTTTCCCACACTAAagtaccattgtatgtactctaacgatGGTTGTAAATCGGAAGACATATCCATCTTATGTCTTCGAGCCATCAAATTATTCCACACCGCAATGTATTTTTGATGCACAACCGCCCAATAACTTCCATGTTTTCCTTTCTTATTGATGCCGTGAACCTTCCACACTTGTATTAGCGGATCCGGGATATACAGGATGCAACCAAACTGCCGTAGTACTTGATCCCTGTGGTACCATTCGACTACattgaaattgataattggtgCGTTAATGCACCACAATTGAGAATCAATATAGGCAGACGATGGTATAATAGCCGCAATTTCTGGTCTATGATAtggcatccatataaactgcaCAATTAATACCATAGTTAAAATTTAACACGGTTTGAGTAAGATATACAAAGTAATTACATGTCACGAATATTGGAATAGCTTACCCCTTACCCGACATGTTGTTCAATCATCAGACGATATATCGAGACAGTGTATGACCTCCTGATACCTGGATAAATACTCCATCtacgaaaataatttttaagtaaatatagTATCGTTAGAATAGTATCATTATAAAGAAATTGTCAATGAATAGCAAGTTAAATTTTACCACCTGTTAACTAGTGAAATACGTATGGTTGGTGACTAACCAATACCAAGAATGACATCCGATAAAGAGCCTATGACTGCAACAATACAAGGCATCCACCTATGTCTATGGCATCAGGCTTTGTCGTCCGGTAAAGCTCATGATACAACATAGCCAGAACTGCGGAACCCCAACTATACGAGCGAACATTACGCAAATCAGCTAATAGAGGTAAATACTGGAGATGAACCTTGTTGTTGTTCGCATTGGGCATCAGTACACCCCCTATAATTTGCATAATGTATGCTCGAGCTGCGCACATCAACTCTTCTTCAGTGGCATTAACTGATAAATGCTCAAATTTTGCTTTTAGCCATGTAAATTTCAAATCTGAAAAATTAGACTCATCATCACCAGGCGAGGCTCCTAGTAGGCCATAACAAAGTGCAGCTGACTTAGTTATCGCATTTACGCCCGTTATGGCACTTCCGATGATTGGAAGCCCAAAGTGCAATGCAACATCCTCCAGAGTGACAGTGCACTCCCCATACaacaaatgaaaagtgtgggtctccgggcGCCAACTCTCGACCAATGCGGATATTTCGTAACGCAAATCAAATGTCCGGGTCAAAACTGCTGACCCGAATCCAGCTGACTCCAAGTAGGGCATCAGTTGTGCATCCGGGgaatatcctaaaccattcaccCAGCCCCTTAATGCGTGGTACGAGTCCTGAcagtgttaaattacagaaaatagttctaataacataatatatttccTTAAATTACGTAGATCTTTTTTTAATGGAACTcgtgattaacaaataacaatatattaccatattattGACTGTGTTAGATATGTGAGGATCTTTCCTAATCAATGAagccattgcgatgcctgcaatttcaaaataaattttgattattaattttaatgtttgatgaatttaatatatttatcagaataactaaattttatatattgcttttaattacaaaaaaatacgaAACAGTTTTTTCGACAACATATTTTTTCCTATACTacattaaaaagtaaatatatccAACtctaatacaaatattttattattattttaaaatgataataagtaaaatatttcggtttaaattataatatatataatatacccgACATGTagttcaatattttttaaattaatttttatttaataataatgtgagtgatgtaataataattaaaaaaatatgataaatagctcaatactattttaaaatgtattataatatgtaattaaattccttggaaaataaaaaaatatgggaaAACAAAAAAGGGTTATGTTGcaatattcttaatttttttcggTGATTTTGGCCCTTTGCTTGTATTTTTCTTAATTctcggattttattttttaaaatataccattttcatattttatttttatattattttagtatataatatttcaaatgtattattttagtgttttttatattaatttagtaaaaaatccTGATTTTGAccctttgtttgtatttttttaggatttttttttctaaaatatactattttcgtattttatatttttatattatttttagtacataatatttcaaatgtattattttagtattttttatattaatttagtaaaaaaccttgaattttggccctttgtttgtatttttttattcttggattttattttttaaaatatactattttcgtattttattttttatactattttagtacataatgtttcaaatgtattattttagtatttttatattaatttagtaaaaaaccctgattttggccatttgtttatattttttattcttggattttattttttaaaatatactattttcgtattttatttttatattattttagtacataatgtttcaagtgtattattttagtgtttttttatattaatttagtaaaaaacacTGATTTTGGCcctttatttgtattattttattttattttttaaaatatactattttcatattttattttttatattattttagtaaaaacccGCCAGCACCACTTtccccaaaaaaattatttttttcgtattttattttttcattaagatattttttaatatcttattttttatactatttttgtaaaaaaaaccccatcacataaaaaataaaaaataatataatcataatataaattatgaatgaatgaaaatatcaAGGTCCACAGAGAGTTCGTCTTTTTCTTTGGCTTGTAGCTAAGCAGAGGCTTTTTACTAATTCTGAACGAGCTAGGAGAGGGATTGGACATAGTAGTGCTTGCCCTCTTTGTGGGCATGAAATCGAGGATATTCTAGATGTTATCCGTGACTGCTCGAAGGCTAAGGAAGTCTGGATGCTCGTTGTTCCCTCTGAGAAATCTACCAGGTTTTTTTCTGACCCTATTCAAATTTGGTTTTTCACTAATCTATGTTGTCATGATAAATTGCAGGATAAGGGAATTACTTGGTCTTGTCTTTTTGGGATAATTGCTTGGAGACTTTGGAAGAATAGGAACCTTTTCATTTTCCAAGACATCATTTGGACGGTTTATGAGACCATCAAAACCTCCCTCAGTTGGGCTCAACATTTTGAATCGTTATTTGGTGTAGTCAGATTCACTGCAATCAGTTCTGAAACTTCCCATCGCTTGGCTGACAATTTGGTTCACCTATTTACTGATGAAGCAGTTGCTAGAGATTCTGGAAGCGCCTCAGTGGGTGGAGTGGTTCGAGACCGGAGTGGAAATTGGATTTTGGGATACACCTATTATTTGGGTAGATGCTCACCTTTGGAGGCTGAATTCTGGGGCATTTTTTATGGAATTCTCATTCTATTGAGTAAGGATTATAAAAAAGTTCGAGTTCAGTCTGATAACCTTAAAGTGGTTAAGGCTTTATCCTCGGAGATATCAGTGGATTCAGGCACTACGGTTCTCAGGAGAATCAAATGACTTCTGCGCTCTGATGGTCAATGGGATTTTAAGTATGTCACTAGGGAGTGTAGCTTAATTGCAGATCAATTGGCAAAGATTAGTCTCTCTTGGAAATCATCTCTCCAGCATTTTGAAGTGCCTCCTGATTTGGTGGTTAAGGTTATTCAGCAAGACAAAACTTTTAGAACCTCTTAGGAGGTTTTTTAGTTGTAATTCTGTTTATTTTTcacccaaaaaataaaataaaataaaataaaataaaataaatacaaacataccttaatatctctttttaactaaataatacattgcaaaaaaaataaatttaaaaattaaatcaaaattaaatcaaaattaattaacaataataataacaattaaaataaataaattattttccttaatttaacattaattacttaatttataaaaaattacttttttttcttctttttctttctttttccttccctccctttttttctcctctttttcttttccttttttcttcccTCACCAGTGCCGcctccttctccttcttcttcttcaattctttttttcttctccttttttctttctAGCCGAAATGAACTTTGGGGACCATTATGGTCcccaaacaaagaaaaaaataaagcagCCCTGGGAGACGGTGCCGCCTCTACCACGTCCATGATCAGTGCCGCCTGTGGCAGGACTCGACTGGTGCCACCTGCGGCAGGCCTTCCACTGCCTGCCATGTCCTATCCCATcgttttagcattttttttcaattttttttgttttagatttttttttgttttttttaacagtacattttgttttttttttcacaaattgtgTTAGAAGCAGGGCGGTCACGCCTCTGCCATAGGCAGCACCACCCTgcatgtaccattttggtacataatttatactttgtaccattttggtgttttattttttttgactaTATTAGTAAAAAACTCAAATGTTAACATAGCTGCCTAGACATCACTGATAGGCAGTGGCGAGTCCCGGTGGTTGGCAGGTGCACCcgactaaaattgaaaatttttcatttacacCCTCcaaattttaacttattaatagtaaaattatattttaatcttttaaaaatgataaaaaaagtaatttaatcatttcaaaattataaagataaaaattactaaaatgataaaattatatttttattattgtaaaaatataccaTTTAATTTTGATCCCAACAAATTTTTTAACTTCACTCTTACTTACAATTGTTGACAAATTAAAGTTATCAATAGAATGAAAAAgaataagtttaaaaaaatccaaaattctaTCATTTAGAAAACCAAGAGTGATAGCCATAATGGCATGCTTGAAGAGACgagaaaagaaaaactatttGAAAAAGGTCAATTTACTCatatatgttgaaatttttttaaatttgattatttatgttgtttttcttttaaatttattgatatatattatttttggagagagaaaggaaaatatATTCTAAAAGATGCATAATATGTTCTAAAAGATGTGTTTTTACTGCTACAGGACACGTTTTCACTGTCACCATCATTTTCactttgttaaaaataattttttcttacggttaaaaattaaaagtttatagGTTTATTTTTGCCTATGTTTGAGATAGACATTATTatagttttaaggtatgtttaaaTTTACAATAATGTTGTGAAGCTCGGTGACCTATAAATTTCATTTGCCATGTGAGTATGAAGTCAACACTTAAGAAGTCGGATCGCATTGCAACTCGAGATCCTAGTTGATGGTGGTTATACGGTCTCAGATTGAAGTGTAACTAGGGTTTCAAGTTTACAAATATTATACTATCAATGGATGGAGCATAAATGAGACCCTAGTTGACATTGGTTATACAACCACGACAATGTGTTCCTCCTTATCGGAAGAGGATGCTTTATAGAACTCATACAAGTCAAAGACAAAAAACATAGTAGTCCTTTCAGTATAATTAAGTGGTTTGTTTTATCCATCTTCACCAAAGGCAACAAACCCGTTACTATAACCTGTGACAGAGTTAGGGGCCTAATTCGCGGCGGGAAAAAGTTATTGTGCTGTGCAGAAAAGATGAAACGCGAAACAATCATTGTCATCCCAATTTGCACTTCATCTTTTTTGCATCACATAATAACTCGTCATCACTGAAAATCTTGTTGCCCTCAactgtaacgccccttacccgagaccgttgccggagttgagcacaaggcactactaaacttatttgagcacttaaccaaatttagataatttatatcatacttttcagacaagctgtccaactgcgtcatagttgctaaataattcatatctcgagttataaaactcgaaacccaaatccgtaaattttccccgaatttatactcatatatctacttaccaatttttttttataatttttggttggtccaattagtacagtttattagttaaatcctcccctgtttcagggtttggctactttgacccctgtgcactacgaaccaaatttctctctgtacaaaattcaaataaccatgccgtttgtttctcttaaaaatagacccaatgaggaatccatacatatacagtatgactcataattatttttgtgcaatttttaatgattttctaaaatcagaacaggggaactcgaagtcattcagactctgtctcaccacaatttaaatatctcataacataaaatccaattgcatgcaccgtttcctctatatgaaactagactcattaggctttaatatcatttttttccagcccttaactcaatttccacaatttatggtgaattttcaaagtcaaactactgctacttaccaaaaactgttttagtacaaatattgttaactagttcataacatctttacttcaattcattcaaactctatacatgccatataaatctttaaacataaaacaaaaactaccagaattgatctgaatagtgtgccctgttgtgttgatccgatctacccacttcacttcaagtcaatctacataaaaatattaaacacacacaagtaagcttattgaagcttagtaagctcataggcatataaacacaaatcatatcaaatatcgtacacaatcttatatctattagtttaactatttcatcctccaaatcacaatttcattaataactcattggaataatttccatatggctactcacaatttaactcccttaggcccatttctcatttacttcattgtcaatttaaggaacaataagggaattgagtgcttcattatcacattgccatagtaaactatggactttcacattgttacgcatcacacaccgaagccatagccttgccatggttttacacggttcacatatcataccgaagccatatcccagacatggtcttatacggaatcacattatcacattataccgataccatagcccagctatggtcttatacggagtcacattatcacattgcaccgatgccatagcccaactatggtcttaaacgggcacacttatcacatatttttcgtcaattcatcagggtcacagaatagaagcactcaaatccattgttcctactaatttgtacttttagttacacattattcattagttaatgcaaattgatagtattcatcaacaataaaatactttaacaatcataagattttcatatcaaaacattgaaattttccatatgaacttacctggactaatttgcaaaagtcgtagaaattcagggactattcttgaattttctcctttccacgattcagtttattttcttgatctataattataaaatcattccttcattagcatccatttcaattctatttcacttcacaatttatgctgttcaaatttcgaaattgtacttttaccccaaaatttacagttttcacaatttagtccctgctcaattcacccatcaattgaactaatttttctcaattaacactttattttatcattataaactatttcaaaaccttttatattcttaatttcaacagaaaccttcaattcacaactttttcacaattaggtcctaaatatcatttcctatcaaaatcacttaataaaaccaccttaatatgaaattagaacttaaatttcataataattcatcataaaattcccttatacatccagggtaacttccaatttcacccataaaatcaaaaactaatgaattctacaagtggacctaattgtaaaagtcataaaaacataaaaattatcaagaaaagtaagaattaaactcacatgatgtaaaaatatgaaaaaccagctttctccagaccttctatggcgttttggctgagaaaatatgaagaaatgtctagatttttcaattacatcattatttaactattaacttttatgctatttccaattttgccccttgttcacattgttttcttgcttatttcatacccaaaccgtccagccattaacctttgggtctaattgctctttaaatccatctttttaaatacttaagctatttactcacaatttaacaaattttgtgctattttcaatttagtcctttttaattaattagccatccaaacgttaaaattttctaacgaaactttaatactaactcaatgacactccataaatatttataaaaatatttatagctcaattttcaactttgaggtctcgatacctcatttttgacccgtttgacctaataaattcttttaattcactaatttcaccatttcacaaattcttctaaattcttacttgactcataaatattaaattactatcttgttcaatcttatttttctaatttagtgatctcaaatcaccatttccgacaccactgaaaattaggccgttacatCAACACTGTTACAAAGTTTAGTAATAGGGTCATTATTTTTGGAGATGGACAAAACGAATTGCTTGATTATATTGAAAGGTCATTGAGAGTTGAGTTGAAAAGAATAAAGTTTGGAATAGTTTATGCAGGAAAAAAATTATGGATGTTGGGGGTATTATAGCATTGAGATTGTAATTATTGGGGAAAAGTTAATGTTGACTTGAAAACATGTCCTACAAGGCATGTTTTTACTGATGTGGCACTAAAAACTgtctcataatttaaaaaaaaattcatatttttcttGGTCTCTAAAttcaacatatatcaataattaaaaaaatcataaattctcaattttaaaaaattttcagcatattttgGTAAATAAGCCATTCGGAAAATGCTAAATAGCGTGGAATAAAAACATAGGACCTTTAGGGTGTGTTTGTTTGGTTGTATTTCattttctggaaaatattttcctcattTTCCAGTGTTTGGTAGCCTGAAAAccttttccatttggaaaatattttccaaatcaCGCGTAAAATCCCTTACATTttgggaaaatgtcttaccgtttcaatttctgtaagacattttcctgTGCTTCTCCTTCATCCAGGTAAGGCCCTTTCTCTTGCTGCTGTTCAATTTCCGTTCTCTTGCTGCTGGTATTTCGTTTCCTTTCTCCCTCTCTTTCCCTCTTTCTCAtgcaatctctctctctctctctctctctctctctttcgcAGGCATTTTCCTCTTCCTGCTATTATTTTATACTCAGATTTTCACTAACTTGGGAAAAAATGGTGCTTCAGAACAAAGCTGGATATTATGGAATTGGGGATTCAATTTGGATGTGTTAGGCTCATACCTTTTGTGAAGAAGGGCTTATCTCTGTAAGATCCTTTtccatttcatatattatttttgtttatctgATTACGTTTCCATATCATTTATGTGTTTGGAAAAATGCCTGAATGGGTAAGTCCCAATAGATGATCTTTAATTGCTAGGATTGTTACAATCGACGACTCTTCATTTGATATTTAGATGTTATGTTATCTTATGCTTTTCCTTTACCATCCTTTGAACTGTTTGAGTAACTTAATTTGTCAGCTACAAGGATCGATTTTTGGCATCACTGCCTTCTTCCAGGCAGGCCAGTGCAGACTTCACTAGGCCAGTGTTTACTGCTGTGGCATTTTACTTATGCACTAAAAAACACAAGGTAATGTGCACTTAATTCATCCTATTAAATGTTTTTATTCCTCTATTTGCCTGTTTTTGACATAAATTATCTACTTCACAGCTTAAGATTGACAAGGTTAGGTTGATTGAAGCTTGTGGCACCTCTGAATCTGAGTTTTCTTATGTAAGTAAcatgttgttttattttacttcccTAAATGTAATCTTTTTATTGTTAACTTATAAATGTTTAATGCACTGAACATTTGCTTGGAATTTTCAATGCAGGTCTCCACCTCCATGAAAGATCTATGTCATAATGTTTTTGGGATCTCAAGTGAGAAAAAAGATCCTAAGGAAGTGAAAGGAAACCGAGGTAGGTGTTCATTTGGACTTACCCTAGAATTGGCTGTATATAACCATGTGTATGTAAGCATTTGATGGTATCATTTGCAGTACAATTTTAGTACCATATATTGGCTTTCGATACTAgggaatttattttctttaaactttGTTTTGATGTGTCTGCAGAACTGCTAGACGTGTTAcctgaaaaagaaaatttgattatGGTGGTTATTTATCTGATGAAGGACCAGAGGTAACACTGCATtatctgtaatatcctgattttgggcctagtcagaatagcggtttcgtgaccacaaaattcgagatagaaataattattttatgattattttgaggtctatgatatgattgcatgattgtgtgaaaattttgtgaagaaattttatgcataaagtgcttaaattgaaattagggactaaatcgaataatttgtaaaacttgcattctagaagtttctagtatgaaattgttttgaaatattaattaggaggtcttaaatagaaattttaccaatttctaagtctatggacaaaaattggacatggatggaatttttggaaagtttagtagtaagggcattttggtcatttaggggtaaaatgaattaaaatacaaaattaaaagccaattttgctcatcttcaaccccatggccgaatatagcaaggagaaaccatggctagggtttttcaagcttccaagctcgattgtatgtccgttctagcctcgtttttaatgatttttacgtttttagagtcccggtagctcgattaagcttatgctagcaataatttaacctagggtttatatttggaaaaatacccataggtgaaatttgtgtattttggtgttttatgatagaatatgaggttttaaattatgttagacaacttgtgctactcggttttaagcgaaaactagcaaaagggcttaatcgggaaaaatacctaatagtcataagtacatgttagagtgagaatttgatgttgccatagaagggaaaaatgatcagcatgtcataaaacataataaaataggctgaagtttaatttacgagctttggggtaaaagtgtaaatatgcaaaagtttaggggcaaaactgtaatttttccaaaatatgattttgggtcaatttgaataatgtgagtcctaattagaccatatcttaaatgatagagcaaggaaaactgaaattcgggctaaaatgaaaaaataccaagttgttgacgaaatggtaaaagtagccattttcgcatacgaggtaagttcatgtgtaaataatgtagcataattgttatttttaagttattgatgttaattatatgatatgctgatttttttatcgtgaaatattatgctttgtggttaatgttgagtaatatgcaaattatgtttactacttgataaatatgaattgctaccgagtatcggttccgatattccatggaagacggcaatgtgagatcgaggaaaaaatcccgtttgaaccttaggaatagattaggatacaagtgacatgtcactaggatggttgagcatccgaactcgttgagttgagtccgagttcacttatggatgcgaatgtctgaactcgttgagttgagtccgagttcgtgaaatgtaactaggcatccgaactcgttgagttgagtccgagttcacttatggatgcgaacgcccgagctcgttgagttgagtccgagttcacttaggggcgggttacatgatttcttgattacatatgaggcacttatgtgcaaattatccgtgtatccgagttgtattccgatttgttcaacgggtgaaatttctagtgaaatgaaagaacacttaagatgcaagtgacgttttggtaagtgttgtgaaatggacactttggacaggtatgttcttaaccctcgggttgataatagatacaacaacgataaggtagtaagatgatgaatgatgtttagaaatatgatatatgttttggtgataccatgctaaagttgtttggtatatttgtattgttatgttacttgttatttacatatgaacttactaagcatttatgcttactccctcctctttatttactgtatttttgaacaagccagctcgggaatcgggacgggtcgaaggttcgatcacactatccaaaggactttcatcttggtaaatggcttgtaaaacttaagtatggcatgtatagcaatatatttattttgtgtaaataattttatgatatggccatgattggttgagaaaatgtttgatattgataagtcatggtgatggttaaatttagatcatgtttgatatcatggaagtttaataggttatctagttcataacaactcatgaaaagatgaaatttgccttaaaacagaatattgctgcagcaatgacatgaatttgaaaaattactaaaaatagtataaatggaattaaatgatgagcaagttatgaaattgaagcttaatgagtct
It encodes the following:
- the LOC107934746 gene encoding protein MAIN-LIKE 2-like; the protein is MASLIRKDPHISNTVNNMDSYHALRGWVNGLGYSPDAQLMPYLESAGFGSAVLTRTFDLRYEISALVESWRPETHTFHLLYGECTVTLEDVALHFGLPIIGSAITGVNAITKSAALCYGLLGASPGDDESNFSDLKFTWLKAKFEHLSVNATEEELMCAARAYIMQIIGGVLMPNANNNKVHLQYLPLLADLRNVRSYSWGSAVLAMLYHELYRTTKPDAIDIGGCLVLLQS